CTTGTCCACCTTGGTTTCAATTCGTGGCTTACGGGTGAGTCTTTCACTGAGATAGTACTGCCCGAAATGGCCCGGCGTAAACTCGCCCTGTATCCTGCGATACTCAAGATTACCCCAGAGTCTCCAAACACGTACTGCTACTCCGGGAGCCCCAATACCCCACCCCCTGCGATCCTCTCTGGTGGCGCCCTGGGCATAGAGATCAAGGCTCAGAAGTGAATTCCTTATGAGCGGTACCCCGATATCTCCCCCAACTATGGCGAATGACTCAACTTTTCCCTGAGCCCTTCTCAACTCATCCCGCTCTTCAAGAATAACTTCGGGGTTGATCCCCTCTTTTAACAGAATCTCTCTTAGAGTTTCATCGATCAGATCCATTGTGTCCAGATGTGTTACCAGGCTGGTTCCGCTTGCCTGTTCCCAGTTTCTTGCCGGTGCATACATATTTCGGTCCAAGGCATAGGTTGCACCAACGGTAACCCTGTTAAGAACAGGTGTTTCACTCATCCTGAATGGAGTAACGGCCAGACGTCCTGCAACCACTCCACCATCATTCCTGAAATCAAGAAAATCCCCCACCATAGTCTGTACACTGATTCCCAGATTTGTGAAATCATTGATATTAACCTGAAGCCCTGGCAGCCTCTCATCAGGGTAGCGCAGCATATTGGTGAAACGATCTACTACAAAACCGTACCCAAGCGTCACATCGGACAATGCACCGAATCGTACATAAAGGGGGTCATTGGGCATACCGAAACGCACGTAACGAACTTTTCTGGAAAGTGCTTCAGCCCAGTTATCGCTGAAATCCCACCCCTTGTTAGAAAACTTTCCTTCACCATCCACAAAAAATTCAAGATCGAAAAAAACGCCAAATTTCCAGATTGGAACTTCCACACCGAGTGCAAGGCGTGTCCACTGCTCATCACCCACGCTTACCAAGCCAGCACCAAGCTCCCACTGAGGTGAAGAAGCTGTGGCAGGATCAGTGGAAGGCATAATCGGGAAATCTGATCCGGTTGGATCTGTCAGAGCTACGTCTTCCGTTTCATCCTCTGTTGCTGCGTCCTGGGGATCTGTCTCATATACCACCTCATCTTCTGCCTGTCGCGGGTCTGAAGGCTCTTCCTGCGACACTGCTTCTGCGGAAATGTTTGAGGTTTGGTTTTCAGCCGCTGAGGGTGCTGAAGTGAGTGATTCTGCCTGAATCTGCTGGCTTACCTGTGGTGGTTCATCATTTTCAACCTCTTCTGTTTCGAGCAGCACTTCAACCTGAAGGTCTGAGAGATCCGCAGGCTCCTCCTCCACAGGCTCCTGAGGCTGTGGCTGAAATGATCGTTCCCAGTTTTCAATCGATTCTATTGCTCCGGAAGAAAGCTCCGCCTGATACAGCTCACCCTGAGCATTGACAGTTCCGTAATTGCCGGCATTAACGAGTATAGATTTTCCAGAACCTGAAAGCATCCTTATGTTCCCTCTTACAACCGCTGTAGTGGGCACACCCTGAGGAGTGATTCTGATAGCCGCAGCACTGCCTTCGGGAGAGAATTTGTACCCTCTGGCCTCCACAACAACTGAACCTCTGTGGGGCTGGTTTCTGTCCAGAAACAGTTCTCCGTTATTGAGAAAAACCTCAAGTGAACTGATATCCCCATCGATTGAGAACTGACCCGGTCCCCTGAAAATCACACGTGAATTTTCCTCAAAGGAGAGGATTGCATTGGTGTTTGGCCTTAAACTGAGAGTGTCACCGAATCTGAGGGTTGCGGTTTGTTCAACTGACTCTCTTTCTCCTGAAACTGAGCGGTACACTGTAGCCTCACCATCTCTGAGGTCCAGATCAAACGTGCGGGCGAATGGTGTTGTTGATAAAATTGTCCCTGCAATAAAGAGCAAAATCGCTCTGTTCATCACAAACCTCCTAATGGTTGGGGATAAGTGTATCGGAAATTGTATTTTTCTGCTTTTGGAAAAAATGGTTAGAAAAACAAAAATACAACCAAAGTACCTATGTTATGCAATTATAACTATAAGTAAAAACATTTAGCAATAAAAATACCGAATCAGATAGTTGTGGGAATATCAAGGAATATGGTTTCTACTCCGAACTGTTCCTTTATGAGTCTGCCCAATGCAATAACCCCGGGTTTTTCAGAATGATAATGTCCGCAGTAGAGCACATTTATCCCCGCTTCAAGCGCCTGGTGATAGTTTTCATGACTCGATTCACCAGTAATGTACAGATCTGCTCCCTTGGTAATCGCTTCACCCAGCTCTCCTGAGGCCCCGCCCGAAACGACCGCAACCCGCCTTATCTTTTGGGGGCCGAAAGGAAGAAGCAGTGCCTGTTCACCAATGTACTGATCAAGAAGGGATGAGATCTGTTTTATATTAAGTGACTCGGGGAGTGTTCCTTCAAACCCAATCATCACCCCTTTGTAATTGCCGAAAGGGACAACGTTTTCCAGCTTAAGTGTTTTGGCCAGTATCGCATTGTTTCCGTACTCTGGATGAAGATCAAGGGGGAGGTGCGCGGCGTAGAGGTTTAAATTGTTATCGAGTAGATACTTAAGGTGTCTGTAGGCAGAACCGGTGATGCTCCTTAAACCGTCCCAGATTATTCCATGATGTGTTATGAGCATCTGACACCCCGATTCCACACTCTGCCTGTACGCCTCCATACACGCATCGACCGCAAGAGCAACGGATGTTATTGTCTCTTCACCTTCCACCTGAAGCCCGTTTCGGGAAACATCCTTTATCTGCCCAATATTCAGGGTCTTATCAAGAAAATCCACGATACTTGTTTTACTGACTTTCGCATTCATAGTTACTCCAGACCTGCAAAGGAGAGAAAGTTTATTGTTCCCCCGGGAGCCTCGAGGCGGTTCCACTTCTTTATCAGCGAATGGTAACGCCTGTCTTCCTGCTGCTCCTGTTTTACAGTTTTCAAAAGCTCGGGAAGAAGCTTTATACGGGATGGTTTTGCCTTACAGTTTACGATTTTGATAAATTCGAAGGAGTCAATACGCAAGCTTTTAACCGATTCAAATTCTATGTCGTATGGGAAACTTCTGCAGGTAAAAGGCCGGGCAGAATAGACACTGCACTTGTTTTCAGGTGAAAGGAAAATGCATTTCCCATTTCGTTCCTTGCGAAGAACCATGGCTCTTTTACCATACCTGAATCTGATCCACAGATCGGCGTCGGGATCATAGTTCATCTCGGAAGGAGAAAAAAACCTCACTATCTTGCGGGCAGGCAGTTTTGTATGATTGATCAGCCTTTTGACATCACTGTCAGTTACAGGAACCAAAGGTTCCCTGCAACAAACAGAGCATCTGGCGCACTCAACCATTTTTTCCAGATAGCGGTTTTTTTCTTCATCAGCCATTTTTACTCCTGCAAATTATTGATAATTTTTACTCCTGCAAATTATTGATAAGAAAGCAGATACGCTTCAATAAAGTTATCCAGATCTCCATCCAGGACAGCCTGAGTGTTGCTTGTTTCAACATCAGTACGGTGATCTTTTACCATATTGTACGGGTGAAGAACATAGGAGCGGATCTGGCTGCCCCATTCAATCTTCTTCTTCTCAGTGAGCTTGGACTGGCGCTCCTGCTCCTCGATATCTTTATAATGCTGCTTCACTCTCGCCTTGAGCAGTTTAAGAGCTGTGGCTCTGTTTTTTATCTGGGAACGTTCACTCTGACATGCCACTATGATATTGGTGGGAATATGGGTCATTCTCACCGCACTGTCAGTTTTGTTTATGTGCTGACCACCGGCACCACTTGCCCTGTAGGTGTCAACCCTGATATCTTTCTCATCAATCTCATAATCATCCACATCTTCCAGAATCGGGTATGCGTAAACAGAGGAGAATGAGGTGTGTCTTCTGGCATTTGAGTCAAAGGGGGATATTCTTACAAGCCTGTGAACTCCTGACTCAGCCTTGAGATGACCGTAAACGTAATCACCCTCAATTTCCATGGTCACACTTTTCAGCCCTGCCTCTTCACCGGGTAGCATTTCCAGGATTTTCATCTTATATCCCTTACGCTCAACCCATCTGGAGTACATTCTGTACAGCATGTCGGTCCAGTCACAGGACTCTGTTCCACCTGCACCACTGTGGATGGTGAGAATGGCAGATGCATTATCATCCTCTCCGCTGAGTTTGCGGATAAACTCTATGTGAGCCAGCTCTTTTTCTACCTTCTGGGCCTGGGCGGCGAGTTCTGCAAGTGATTCGCTGTCGTTTTCCTCCGTTGCAAGGACATAGAGCTCGGCGATATCTTCGATCTCCTGTTTTGTGCTCTCCCAGGGTTGGGTGATCCGCTTAAGATCCTTTATCTCTTTTAGCACTTTCTGGGCGGAGTCCGGATCGTTCCAGAACTCATTTTCTGCAGTTTTACTCTCAAGCTCTTCGATCAGTTTCTTTTTCTGATCGATGTCAAAGATACCCCCGAAGGTTATCTATTCTGGTGGTATATTCTTTTATACGGGGCTGATCCAAAACCTGTGTCATAGTTATCTCCTTTTTTGTGACTTTTTAATATAGTATAGTCGCATCAAATTCGGTAGTTCCTGTTTTTCGGGCGTGATAAAGCCCATTGTGACTCCTTAAAAAAAAATACAGGACAGCTGATTTCGTCCAATTTGATTAAACTCAATAGGTTGGGGATATGAGCTGTTTTGTACACATTATATTGTGTAAAAAGGGCCGAGATTAGCCTTGACTTAATTATTCCTGTGCCTTATTTTATCTCCATCAAAATTACTTGTACTCTTCAAAACTCTGATACTAACCCCTTTGTTTTCATCCATACACATTCACCAGAATGGAAGGAGTTGCTAAGCTCATGGTTTCCAGGACAGAATCCGAATTTTCCGGAAAAACGGTAAAATCGGTTATTATCAAAGAAAAGCCTCAACAAAACACTGCACCCATCCAAACTCTTAAGGAACGTCTTATTCAGAGAAAAATCATGATAAGCGACAACGCCAGAACCGTGCTTGAAAAACGGTATCTGAAAAAAGATGATAAGGGTAATATAATAGAGACCCCCGAAGAGATGTTTTTCAGGGTGGCCGAAAACATCGCCGGTGCCGAAAAACTCTTTGACTCAAAAGCTAATGCGGATATATGGACCGAAAAATTTTATAATATGATGGCAGCTATGGATTTTTTGCCCAACTCGCCTACTTTAATGAACGCAGGGCGGGATCTTCAGCAGCTCTCAGCCTGTTTTGTGTTACCGGTGGGAGACTCCATGGAGGAGATCTTTACCGCGGTTAAGCACACTGCTTTAATCCACAAAAGCGGGGGTGGAACAGGATTTTCCTTTTCACATATCCGTCCCAAAAATGACAGGGTCAAATCAACCAAGGGAATCTCTTCGGGGCCGCTCTCCTTTATGAGGGTATTTGACGTTGCAACTGAGACCGTCAAACAGGGTGGTACTCGCAGAGGTGCCAATATGGGGATACTCAACTGCTCACATCCTGAAATTCTCGATTTCGTTGAGATGAAGGCTAATGATGGGGTGCTTGCAAATTTCAATATCTCCATTGGTATCACCAACGAGTTCATGGAAGCTTTGAGAAAGGATGATGAGTATCCTCTGAGAAATCCAAGAACCGGTGAGGAGCAGGGGCGTCTCAAGGCTTCCAGACTTTTCAACAGAATTGTGGAGCTGGCCTGGAAAAACGGTGAACCGGGAATCGTTTTCCTGGACAAAATAAATGAGACTAACCCCACACCTCATGTGGGCAGAATCGAGAGCACAAACCCCTGCGGTGAACAGCCTCTGCTGCCTTACGAATCATGCAACCTGGGCTCGATCAACCTTGCTCAGATGATATGTGAAAAGGCGGGGAAAAAGGAGGTGGATTATGTCAAAATGGCTGAGACAATCCGCACTGCAGTCCGTTTTCTGGACAATGTGATTGAGGTGAACAAATATCCCCTGGAGGAGATCGGAAAGGTCACCAAATCAAACAGAAAAATCGGTCTTGGAGTGATGGGGTTTGCTGATATGCTCATAGAGTTCTCTATCCCCTACAACTCATCCGAAGCTGCGGCTCTGGCCGAAGAGCTGATGAATTTCATGCAGGAAGAGAGCCACAAGGTGAGTGCGTATCTTGCACGTGAAAGAGGCACTTTCCCCAATTTTGAAGGTTCTGTATATGATACAGAAAACGGAATGAAACTCCGTAACGCCACTGTTACAACCATTGCCCCAACCGGTACTATCAGTATGATTGCAGGGTGCTCAAGCGGAATCGAACCACTGTTTGCAATCGTGTACGAAAAAAATGTTCTCGATGGTAACAGGCTCCTTGAAATACATCCGGCGTTTAAAAAAGTCGCTCAGGATGAGGGCTTCTTTTCTGAAGAATTTATGCAGATGGTTGCTGAAAGCGGGAGTCTCCACAGGATACATGGGATATCAAAGCGGATCCGGGATGTGTTTGTTACTTCTCACGATATCGAGCCAAGATGGCATGTGGCGATTCAGGCCGCTTTCCAGAAATTTACCGACAACGCGGTTTCCAAAACTGTAAACTTCCGAAATGAAGCAACACCAAAGGAAGTCGAGGAGGTATTTCGTTTCGCCTATGAGATGGGGTGCAAAGGAGTTACTGTGTACCGTGATGGCTCGAGAATGAATCAGGTGATAACGGCCGGAAGCGGCGGGAGCACATCCGGCGAAGGAGTTTCTGTTCAGGCTGGAATCATTCACCCAAGATCACGACCATCCATAACTCACGGACGTACCTACAAAACAAAAACAGGATGCGGTACCCTTTATGTGAATATCAATTCTGATGACATCGGTCTGTGTGAGGTGTTCACTCAGATGGGTAAGTCGGGAGGGTGTGCCTCATCCAATGCCGAGGCTGTGTCGCGCCTTGTGTCTCTGTCGCTCAGAGCCGGCATAGACCCCTCATCAATTGTGGAGCAGCTCAGAGGTATCCGCTGTCCTATTCCTACTTGGCATGAAGGGGATATGATTCTCTCATGTGGGGATGCTATAGGCCGGGTACTGGAAAAAGCTATACATGAAGGAGAAGGAGGGGGAAAAAAGCAGATCAGCTATTCGGGACTGGATATGGGTTTTTGTCCTCAGTGTCCTGAGTGCGGTGGGATAATGGAGCATGAAAGCGGCTGTGCTACCTGCAAATCATGCGGTTTCTCAAAGTGCGGATAGTTCAGGACTAAGAAGGTCAACCACAACTTTTTGGGTTGACCTTCTACAGGCATTACCCTATACTGTATACTGTATCTATCCACCTCTCATCTTAAATATGCATGCCGGGGTGCCGCTGTGGTCAGTATACTTCTGGTATCTAAAAACGAGCGTGAAAGACAGATCCTGACAATGGCGTTTGAGCAGCGCGGTATAAAGTGTCTGCAGGTGGATCCGACATACCAAAGTTTTATGATTGTCCTGCAGTTCCATCCCGATCTGGTGTTGATGGAACTGCCCAAATCCTGCTCAGATCAGCTCTATTTCGCCAGCCTGCTGAAAAAACAGAAAAAAACAAAATCCCTGCCCATTATTGGCTACGGCAACTGTACCGATATGATGGAGAAAAAAGGGTACATTAATATGGGGGTAAGCTGCTATCTGGATCGCCCCCTTAAGTTCTCCAAACTTTTGGAGATAATTAATCAGTTCCTCAAACTCAAAAACAAGACGTGTGAAGCAGAACCTCAGTTAACGGATAAAGAGAAGGATTTTGAACTTCTTTTAAATTCCTCGACCTCCAGGGGTGAAAAACTCGAATTGATGACAAAATATGTTTCCACACGGGTGGCGTTTCCTTTCACCGTAGCACGGGTACTGCATCTCACCCAGGATGAGAGAACGGGAGCGGGGGATCTTGCAAAGGCGATCACAGCTGATCCGGGAATTACCGCTCACATCCTGAAACTCTCAAATTCAGTTTTTTTTGCAAGTTCATCACGAAGAATAAACTCCATCAAGGATGCCATCGTACGCATCGGTTTCAATGAGACCAAAAAGATTGTGATGAGTATGTCGGTGATAAAACTGTTTGATAACAAGGTGGAGAAATTTGGCTTTAACCGCATGGAGTTCTGGAATCATTCGCTCTCCTGTGCTGTGGTGTCGGAACGAATCGCTCGCCAGACCGGGGCGGTCAATGCTGAGGAAGCATTTCTTACAGGACTGCTCCATGATATCGGGATGATATTTTTTGATGAGTTCTTTTCTCCCGTGTTCCAGAAACTTCTCGAAAACTCGATAAAAAATTCCCAACCCCTTCTTCAATGTGAAAAAAATGAGATCGGTGTTACTCACAATGATCTGGTTGGAGAACTTTTCCCCAAATGGAAACTGCCCAATAATTTAACCGAAGCTATTCTGGCACAGCATATGGCTGGTGACTGGAAAACTGCCCAGATCGACAATTCCGATAAAAAACTGGCGCTCTGTATTTTTCTGGCGGACATGATTTCCAAAAGCCTTAAAATCGGGCGGGAATGTGATGAGTTTGTAAGACCTGTATCAAAGGAATTGCTGATAAGTTGTGGTCTTGGAGCAGGGGTCAATAACTCCTTTGTTGAATCTGTGTCCGGTTCTGTTGAGATGTTCAGGAAATTTCTCAAAATTGAGGAGCGGGATCGTCAGGAAGAGAAATGCCTGGATCAGAAGTTAACTGCCGGCATACTGAACCAGCGCGGGGATATATTTATTCCGCTCGATAACTATCTGCGCAAAGAGGGCTGGGAGGTTGAGCGGTTTGATTCGCAGGCAAAATCCTCATCTATGGACAAAAAGCTTGACGTGCTGATCTTGTGGATTGATGAATTCTTCGAAGCAGAAAAAATCGCGCAGTATGAGCAGATTATTCATTCCAAATCAGATGGGGTAGATATAGCCTATACGCCACTGCTGATTGTCTCCCCCGAAGAGCTTAAGGAGAGAGAAACTGAGCGGGTGAAAGTAATCAGCAGTAAATTCGATCTGGCCCATATGTCTCTTATGCTGGAAAAAATGGCAATCGAATTTTTCCCCGGGTCTTCTCAGATACAGAAGCCAACTGCACAGAAAATTTAATCTAAGCTGCTATTCTGTGTTTTAATTCCAATCGTTTAGAGTCCAGTTCATTGGGAAAAATTTGATCTGGTATTCGCTATTAAGTAAGTACTTGCGGTCACTATCGTATACATACCGCGAAAGAAAGTGAACGAGTGCCTGTCTTTTTCTGCTCCGATGAAGCAAACCTCTTTTTTGTGGTGAAAAGCCATATTTGTTAAATCTTACATTCTTTAAAATAGCAGAAATATAAACCACATCCTCCATCGTATTGATAAAGAAAAAACCGGGGTTAAGGAGAATTTTCTCGATCTGATCATCTAACTTAGAGTATAAGAGCTCTCCGGTGTAGGGCACATTTCTCAGGGGAGGACAGCTTTGGGATCCCCTTACAAGAGCAAACCTGACTTTTGGTTCATCCAGTTTTTGGGTGAGGATATTTTCGATCTGATCAAGCGTTAACTCCTCACCCATTATGTTGAATGGCTTTGTCTTAAACACATTTCCAATCTGCAGTATGCTGTTCATCGGAAACCTAAAAGAGCTCAGGCGCATGGGTCTTAGAGGATAGTGATCTATAACAATGCGCAATACAATGGCATTGTAGGCATTGATATAGAAAGCAACCTTTTCTTCCCGTGTCCATCGGGAGAATACTGTTGAATCAAGGAAACCAAGCGAAAGAATAAATTTATCAAGAGGATACCTGTCCATCTGAAGCATATAGTAATCGACTAAACCATTTTCGCTTACATAACTACTCAAGATCTGCTCGTAATTTGTGTAGTAGAATCTGTGATTAGATGACAGAGGTTCTCTGAACAGTAGTAAAAGAAAGAGAATTGAAATGACGGGTTTTTTTATTCTGTTATATTGCATATCCGGCTCCCGGGAGAATCAAATTGAATGTGTTTTTCGGGGTCAGTCTCTCCATGCCTTATTTTATCAGCATCACTTTTGCTACTCTAAGGTGTCGATGCATTGTGGGTACGGAAAACATCTTTTATATTTTTTACATGCAAAAAGTGATTCAGCTTATCGAAGTACAATCTTAAATGGGTAAACTATGTTTTTAAAACTGCTGTTTCTGTTTACAATAGTCCCTCTGGTTGAACTCTATATCCTTATTCAGATAGGAGGGGTTATAGGTGCCTGGAACACTATCCTGGCTGTTATTGCCACCGCATTTCTTGGGGCTGCACTGGCACGGAGAGAGGGTGTTTCAACGCTGTCCAAAATCCGCTTGAGTCTGGCAAGAGGGAATGTTCCCGGAGATGAACTGCTTGATGGATTTTTAATCCTGCTGGCAGCGATCGTTTTGATCACGCCCGGTTTTTTTACTGACCTCTTTGGATTTGCTATGCTCATTCGTCCGTCACGGAAACTGATTAAAAAGTACATAAAAAAAATTTTCAAAAATAAGATCAACAAAGGGTCAATGGAAATCCATATGCGTTGATGTGAAAAAGATTTTCAAACAGGGAATACAGTTTGCTTCTTAGAGGATAAATGTTTCTCCCATTACATTTTAACGGAGGTATTTATGAAGGCAATTGTGGATAAGGAAACCTGTATCGGATGTGAACTTTGCCCGGGGATCTGTCCGGAAGTCTTTGCAATGGGTGATGATGGATTAGCATACACTACGGTTGATACTGTCCCTTCTGATGCTGAGGAGAGCGCAAAAGAAGCTGCAGACAGCTGCCCGGTCGAAGCAATAAAAATCGAAGGATAAAATACCGCTCTTAAGAATGTGAAGCGCAACAAATCCCCTGGACTAAAGGGGGGGGGGCTTCTTTACAGGTAACCCGGTTGCGCCAATACTCCGGGAGTAACTGGGTCCCGTTTTTCTTAAAATCTTTTTTAAACTCAAGAGTGAATCTGAATGTAAAAAAAATGACAGGAACGGGGTATCGCACCAGACTCCTGTCATTTTGTGAAAAGCCGAAAAGTTATTTTTTTCTGCGGAATTTTTTCACCCCTAATGCCCCCAGGCCTGCAATGCCACTCGCTACGAGAATCATAGTGGTTGGTTCCGGGACTGAGCGGCGTGTATTACCTTTGTTTCTGCCGGGGATTTTGTCCCTGATCTGATGCCCCAGAGTATGTTCGATTTGGAAGTTATCTGTTTGGTAGGTGGGATTGTTTTCCAGAAAAGATTCCTGACTTGGTGATTTGCTGTTGTTTTCCTCGACAACAGCCTGAGGGGTTGTAATTCCTAAAAAGAGAACCGCGGTGAGTAAAGTGAGCCATTTCATAAAATCCCTCCTTTAAATGGTTAAATGGATAAATGGTTTGCCGGAAAGAGGAAAAGTTGAACAATCTCTTACAAATGTTTAAAGATTAAACGATGAAGAATAGTTTTAACCATTAACACTCTTTTCCTTTTTATAAAGCATTATCTGTGCCATATCATCTGCTTACTTCTCAAGAATAATGGGTATCAACTGGGATGCAAAGGAAATCATCTGATTAATTTTCTCCTCCTGAAGGTCCTGCTCACTTCTTCCCTGGATAATCACTATCGTGGCGTCATTGAGTCCCTCATTTACAGTTCGCCGTAAGAGAGCCATATTATACTGAAGGTTATTGCCAATCACTTTCCCATCAACCCAATAGAAATAGATCTGTATTTGGGTTTTGCCATCAACGCTGGATTTGGTTTTTCTCACTTTGTACAATTCTGAGTCGTTGCCAGGGATGTGTAATGACCTGATAGGGGCGTTGTAGCTTCTTTTCCTGTTAATTTCAACTTTGTTTAGTTTATTTTGACTGGAGAAACTTCCGGAAAAAACGCTGAGCTGATCACCATCATCGTTTCTGTAGAGAAAGGATTGGGTGAAGTCT
The sequence above is a segment of the Chitinispirillum alkaliphilum genome. Coding sequences within it:
- a CDS encoding Hypothetical protein (Hypothetical protein YbgI), which gives rise to MNAKVSKTSIVDFLDKTLNIGQIKDVSRNGLQVEGEETITSVALAVDACMEAYRQSVESGCQMLITHHGIIWDGLRSITGSAYRHLKYLLDNNLNLYAAHLPLDLHPEYGNNAILAKTLKLENVVPFGNYKGVMIGFEGTLPESLNIKQISSLLDQYIGEQALLLPFGPQKIRRVAVVSGGASGELGEAITKGADLYITGESSHENYHQALEAGINVLYCGHYHSEKPGVIALGRLIKEQFGVETIFLDIPTTI
- a CDS encoding Peptide chain release factor 2 — protein: MLKEIKDLKRITQPWESTKQEIEDIAELYVLATEENDSESLAELAAQAQKVEKELAHIEFIRKLSGEDDNASAILTIHSGAGGTESCDWTDMLYRMYSRWVERKGYKMKILEMLPGEEAGLKSVTMEIEGDYVYGHLKAESGVHRLVRISPFDSNARRHTSFSSVYAYPILEDVDDYEIDEKDIRVDTYRASGAGGQHINKTDSAVRMTHIPTNIIVACQSERSQIKNRATALKLLKARVKQHYKDIEEQERQSKLTEKKKIEWGSQIRSYVLHPYNMVKDHRTDVETSNTQAVLDGDLDNFIEAYLLSYQ
- a CDS encoding ribonucleotide-diphosphate reductase subunit alpha, with the protein product MVSRTESEFSGKTVKSVIIKEKPQQNTAPIQTLKERLIQRKIMISDNARTVLEKRYLKKDDKGNIIETPEEMFFRVAENIAGAEKLFDSKANADIWTEKFYNMMAAMDFLPNSPTLMNAGRDLQQLSACFVLPVGDSMEEIFTAVKHTALIHKSGGGTGFSFSHIRPKNDRVKSTKGISSGPLSFMRVFDVATETVKQGGTRRGANMGILNCSHPEILDFVEMKANDGVLANFNISIGITNEFMEALRKDDEYPLRNPRTGEEQGRLKASRLFNRIVELAWKNGEPGIVFLDKINETNPTPHVGRIESTNPCGEQPLLPYESCNLGSINLAQMICEKAGKKEVDYVKMAETIRTAVRFLDNVIEVNKYPLEEIGKVTKSNRKIGLGVMGFADMLIEFSIPYNSSEAAALAEELMNFMQEESHKVSAYLARERGTFPNFEGSVYDTENGMKLRNATVTTIAPTGTISMIAGCSSGIEPLFAIVYEKNVLDGNRLLEIHPAFKKVAQDEGFFSEEFMQMVAESGSLHRIHGISKRIRDVFVTSHDIEPRWHVAIQAAFQKFTDNAVSKTVNFRNEATPKEVEEVFRFAYEMGCKGVTVYRDGSRMNQVITAGSGGSTSGEGVSVQAGIIHPRSRPSITHGRTYKTKTGCGTLYVNINSDDIGLCEVFTQMGKSGGCASSNAEAVSRLVSLSLRAGIDPSSIVEQLRGIRCPIPTWHEGDMILSCGDAIGRVLEKAIHEGEGGGKKQISYSGLDMGFCPQCPECGGIMEHESGCATCKSCGFSKCG
- a CDS encoding HDOD domain-containing protein: MVSILLVSKNERERQILTMAFEQRGIKCLQVDPTYQSFMIVLQFHPDLVLMELPKSCSDQLYFASLLKKQKKTKSLPIIGYGNCTDMMEKKGYINMGVSCYLDRPLKFSKLLEIINQFLKLKNKTCEAEPQLTDKEKDFELLLNSSTSRGEKLELMTKYVSTRVAFPFTVARVLHLTQDERTGAGDLAKAITADPGITAHILKLSNSVFFASSSRRINSIKDAIVRIGFNETKKIVMSMSVIKLFDNKVEKFGFNRMEFWNHSLSCAVVSERIARQTGAVNAEEAFLTGLLHDIGMIFFDEFFSPVFQKLLENSIKNSQPLLQCEKNEIGVTHNDLVGELFPKWKLPNNLTEAILAQHMAGDWKTAQIDNSDKKLALCIFLADMISKSLKIGRECDEFVRPVSKELLISCGLGAGVNNSFVESVSGSVEMFRKFLKIEERDRQEEKCLDQKLTAGILNQRGDIFIPLDNYLRKEGWEVERFDSQAKSSSMDKKLDVLILWIDEFFEAEKIAQYEQIIHSKSDGVDIAYTPLLIVSPEELKERETERVKVISSKFDLAHMSLMLEKMAIEFFPGSSQIQKPTAQKI
- a CDS encoding Ferredoxin; translation: MKAIVDKETCIGCELCPGICPEVFAMGDDGLAYTTVDTVPSDAEESAKEAADSCPVEAIKIEG
- a CDS encoding phage T7 F exclusion suppressor FxsA translates to MFLKLLFLFTIVPLVELYILIQIGGVIGAWNTILAVIATAFLGAALARREGVSTLSKIRLSLARGNVPGDELLDGFLILLAAIVLITPGFFTDLFGFAMLIRPSRKLIKKYIKKIFKNKINKGSMEIHMR